The genomic region GGAGGCGGCGCCGGAATTCGCCGTCGCCCAGGCCAcggagatggcggagcagcaggccatcccgGAGTCCATCCAGTTTGAGGCTTACGTGGAAGCCAACCGGCAGTTACAGGTGCCGTCCGACGCGCTCTTCGCCGTTATATGTGGCAGTAAATGCTCTAAGAAATGGATATACATATCTACTACTCACAGCGTTAGCGTTTATGACACTACactattttaaaaatgttcctatattatgggatggagggagtagtaaggaAAGACTTGTGTTAAGTGCATAGGACAGGATAGAGACCGTATTGTACTCTACGTGCGCATGCAGATCGACGGAGGAACAGACCACGATCAATCAATCCAGCGCCCCTCGCCCAGTCAATCTGAAGCATGCGTAATCGCGTACTGGAATTGTACTACGAATTTGTCCTTACTTATGGCAAGATTCAACGAACAATCCAGTGTCGCCTTCAGATATCTATCGTCGTACTACAGTGAGCTGCGTACGTACTTGCTCGGATGTGTATGTGTATACATGTGTGAGCAGACGGAGTGTGTACACAGCTAGTCAATGCTGGTCACGCGTGAACGAGTTAGACGCTGTCGGTCAAGTGCAGAGGTCCCAACCACGTGTGTCGCACCGTCCCATAGTAATCTCTCCCCAATGAATGAATATGTAAATCGATTGGGCCTGGCGTGTCCTTCCTTCAGTTTCTCTCACCCTATTTTTTGTTAAAAAGAAAAACTTGACTTTGTGCGTTTCTCTCCGAAATCGAACATGTCAAGATATTCAGTACATACTACTCCATAAATGACTAGGCTAATATTACTTCCGGCGAGGTAAGATGTTATTAATGATTATGTATTGGTAGTATGGAACTTTTAGTTCCGCAAATACGGAAATAAATTATTGTGGTATTAAATAATGAAGGTATAAATAAGCTAATACTACATAGTATCAGTTCTCATAATTGTTATATTTGCCACCTTCCTGGTGTTGATTTCTCACAAGTTAGTTGGAAGTAGCATGTTTTTTTTCCTTTGCATTGTTGTAGTACAAAATAGAATTGCAATGATTACTCCCTCTGCCGCATAATATTAGATGTTATTACAACCAATATGTGAGTAGATTGGTCATCATAACattttatattatgggatggagggagtattaatttaTTACTTAACAAAAGTAATGCCATTTTTTTGTAGTAAATAGCCATGCAGTTTTGCATATGATTTGTCACAATGTAGTAACAGATAATTATGATTTGTCACAAGGTAGATGGCAGAAACGTGTACTAATTTTTATTTATGACAATGTAATTTTTTTTGGCatggtaatatgtgtctcattcatatcataaagaataaAGTACAAGTCACTTAaaaaccgacatgacaaaactgaaaagatagcagaacatctctgagcttgacaccaacgcctgtcacctgcctccggcaccaccacagcagccaccgaagaaaagaatgaagaatcaCCTCCTCACCTGAGCTCGACGCGgttccatcgctgatatgcaactTTGTGGACCTCCAagatggctcaccaaaagtgaaacccttaccgttgaacgaatcaagCTGGGGCAACACCCCAGGCAcgtcatcgaactccagatctggcgaCCCACCATGACTAAAACGCCGAAGGATGAAACCATATCTTCCATCCACCAACCATGAGCCCAGCACAtgctccgtcttccagatgtcgtcgatgcagaccacaatctgcatccgctcctggactacctcccaagctccgcgccgacgctggagcaaacgtcgtcgcaacggcggagcccgaggacataggtccaccacgaggatgtcgcCGCCACCATGCCATCCTTGCTTGAACtaactggtttccaaatccatccccagcCATAGGACCCATGGCCTCGTcagggaaggatccgaagaatctttattcagcattGTCATCGTCGCCACTgaagcaaagacgatgaacaacctaaaaacctaaaCCACGAGAGAGTAAAAGCGATCCACATATGGTAATTAGCAGAAACCATAAGCATAGTAAACATAAACACATCTACTATTTTGAAAGATAGGATATTAATGTGTAAACAATATTTTCTGTTTATCCGTCTATACTTACATATTATATAGTCAAATGTACCCTTAATACACCGATACTAGCTTCTTGAAATTTCTTCCATGTTCTTCACTAATATTTTTGAAAGTTCACTTCTTCACTTGTTAAACAAGAGGGAAAACTGGCCCAAATTGTGTGCAAAGAAACAACCTCcttaatagtactccctccgtttttatttactctgcatattagagatgactgaagtcaaatttcttattatttgaccaagtttataaaaacgAATATAAATAGATATCATAAAAAaaatatatgatgtgaaagtacattcaataatgaatctaatggtactgAATTGCTATTGTATATGTTAGTTGTCTATAAATTTagtcaaattttataaagtttgactttgaccaaagctaatacgcgaaataaataaaaatagagggattaTGATTTTTAGACTTCTCGCTCCGACTATGTACTATTAGTTGTGTGATGATTTCAGCTCAGTTTCGTGGGGATGATTCAGTTAGTCTAGGGTTAGACCCAACTGTTGGGAATAAGCCGTAACCCGGACACAGAGGCGACAGGCATGCGTGCGTCAGGTCAAGTCCGGCGCGGTGCACGCCGCGTAGGGGCGTCAGGTTGAGTCTGTGGAGTCGGGTCAGGTCGTAAGTGTGCGTGTGTTGTGTGCATACGTGTGTAGTGGGTGTGGCTCGAGTTGTTACTCAAGGAAAAGGCCGTCGTTGCGGCAGGCGTGTGTGCACTGGAAAAACACCACCGTGTCATGTGTCTCCTCTTTCTTATATCTTCGttcgtgcgagagagagagacagcgaGAGGGAGTTGGGCACCGCCAACAGATTCTAGATTGGTGGTCGGTGGTGGCGTGTTGAGGACTGGGTGGATCAACCGGATCCGATGCTGGGAAGTGAGAACAGTGTCATGCAAATGCCTTGTTGCCGGCGATGGCAAGAGCTAGCGGCGGCAATGTTCATGGACGTCCTTCAATTCTGGAAAGCATTGTTGTGGTGTTGTGCTCCTCTACTTTTCCCTGACTCTGGGCTCCTTCGGAAACATGGGATCATTGTTTTCACCGGGTAGGATGATGACAATGCCTTGTGTGTCATGTCCCTCAATGGGGCATCATTTTCAGAGTCTGGACCGTCCGAAGGGAACAAATGCGTTTCGCTGCACATGTGTGTAGCAAAGACTAGGTTGATCCGCGAAAGGTGGTGTCGTGGAAAGGTCGTGGTCACTTTTGTTGCGGTGGAGTCAGAGCTGTGTGACGGCGAGGTTCACATGGCAACGATGCAATGGCCTAGCTCACTGATCCTACACGATGCAGGGATATGTATTCTCGGACCTAGTTTGTTATCGGATTCGTCATTGCATGCACCTCGCGGCTTTTGCAGTGTGGgctttgtcggtgtcaaagccaGGTGTTGCTTTCTCGGGGACAGGTGATGACGATGATGCCAACACACAACCTCGATGATGTCTTCTTCACAGTGGTGTCTGTGTTGCGTCTTCTCTGTGACAGTAATCCGCTAATTAACTAAGTTATAGTATACATCTACATAAACACTTGTAAACTTGATCAAACTTCAACTTATGTCCACATTTTAACTTGGTTGCGAGTAGGAGTACAATATACTCCTACTATTAATTAGTAAAGGGACATAGCGATGAAGAAAAGGAAAACGTTATCGCTCAACCGGCGGATGTTTATGTGTGCGTCCACCTTCTCCGTAGCCGTCGGATTTGATTTGGATCGAACGACTCGAAAGCAATCTGTATCCTGTTACAGTTCTTACAACACACCCGTTGTTTCAGTTGGCCTCACCGAAACAAATGGTCTGTTGCAAACCGAGCACTCGCGACCAGCAGCCAAGCTAAGCCCTCTTGCCAGTAGATCGTCATCGTGAGCACATCCATACCAGATCTCCGCCACCAAACGACTCTCGGCGAGATCGGCCACGCGGGTGTGGAGCACCAACAACCTCACCGCCGTTCCGGCACCACCAGCGCTAGCAGCAGCCACGTCACCACACCGGACTTCCATGTCCACTCCAAGTTCTGAAACAACAATGTTGTTGCGGAACAGCGCCAATTAAAGACGACAGTGTTAGTGCGCGATGCGGCCGGAGATGTTGCAATTTTTGAAACAAAGGTCTTGTTACAGAAGATTAAAATAAGACGCAGTGGGAAATGTGTTTGCAATTTTTGCAACAAGGGTCTTGTTACGGAAAATTAGAGAAGAAGAGATTTTGCAACAGAGATTGAAGAATAGGTTTCACAATAAAGGTCTTGTTGCAGGAAATTAGAGAAGAGAAAATTTTGCAACCAGTGTGTCCTTGCAAGAAATTAGAGTAAAAGAACTGACAGCTTAAGTCACATAATGGAACGAACCGCCGGCCCACGCGTAGCAGGTCGCTGAAGAAAATCGCTCTATAAATTCCGCTGCCAACAACGCGGCAGCGGCACAATTCGAAACGAGAGTCCCAAAGTAAAGCAGCTTAACTGCGCAATGCCTGCAAACAAGACTTCTCCAGCGAATCAGAAGGACGGACGTAACATCTCTGTTGACATGTACCCGTTCATACGCAAGTACAAGGACGGCAGCATCGAGCGTTTCCTACGCAGTCCATTCGTGCTGGCGTCGCCGGATCAGGGCGGCAACCGCGGGGTGGCCACGAAGGACGTCGTCGTCGACAAGGCCACCGGCGTGTCTGTTCGGCTGTTCCTCCCGTCGCGTGCCGCCGACACCGCAGGCAGGAACCGGCTTCCCCTCGTCATCTACGTCCATGGCGGCTCGTTCTGCACGGAGAGCGCTTTCGGCCGGACGTACCACCGCTACGCGACCTCCCTCGCCGCCAGCGCCGGGGCCCTAGTCGTGTCGCTGGAGTACCGTCTGGCGCGGGAGTTCCCCATACCTGCGGCCTACGACGATTCGTGGGCCGCGCTCCAGTGGGCGGCGTCCTTGTCCGACCCGTGGCTGGCCAGCTACGCCGACCCTGCGCGCACGTTCCTGGCCGGCGACAGCGCCGGCGGCAACATCGTTTACCACACGGCAGTCCGCGCCAGCCACGAAATCAACGACGACATGATGGACGTTGCGGGGTTGATCATAGTGCATCCTTACTTCTGGGGAGCCAAGCGGCTGCCCTCGGAGCTCGCGTGTGCGGACGACAGCCAGGGCGCCGCGGTGGTGTTCCCACCGTACGGGGTGGACCGGCTGTGGCCGTTCGTCACGGCCGGCCAGGCCGGCAACGACGACCCCTGGATCGATCTTCCGACCTCGGAGATCTCATCGCTGGCTTGCCGCCGCGTGCTCGTGACCGTGGCTGGAAAGGACACTCTGCGCGAGCGTGGCCTCGACCTGGCGGCCCGCATGCGTGATCACGACGCGCCGTGGCCTTGGATGATGCAGGGGCGCCGCGAGGTGACGGTGGAGGAGTCGGAGGGCGAGGACCACGGCTTCCACCTCTACAGTCCGCTGAGGCCCACCAGCAAGAGGCTTATGGGGAGCATCGTGGAGTTCATAAACCAGCAGCCCAACTCGTCGCCTGGTAATCGTATGGTGCTTGGCGTGCCCACGACGCCGTTTAACGACGTGTTTGGGTATGGCATGGCCATGAAGTCCTGGGGCACACGCTCCAGTATGGCTACTTCCATGAAAATTGGAAGAGTTGGGCCATCCAACAAAATCTCAGTTCGACTGCCGATGCCTGCTGGCAACGCTCATCACAAACATCCATTATCTGCTCCGGTTCCGTGGGGTTGTGTGATCAACAAGTTTTTCTAGATGACGGCCGGCCTAATAACGCACACATAAATTAATGTCTCATTTTGTACCCTCCTTGTTCCTGCTCCTAACTCCTCCCCGGGTAGTTCCCAATGTTTGGCACTTTCCATACTTCGTGGGTGCAACATCAACAAATTCGCTCATGATCAAGTTACAACCTAAGATCTATGACTATATTATGTAAGGGTATGCCCTTCTCCTACCGTCCTACGTATACTACATTAAATAAAACACAAAGAGTCTCCTATTAGTTATAAGTCATGTTAGTCCTTCACGCCAACATTTGGATTATTTGTATTAATTAAAAGGATCCTCTTGGTTATATTCCTTGGGATTTGTGGGAGCTCAAATTCACAAATGGATGCCAATTACCGGCCAGGGAATTCTATATGAACTATTGTGCTTTATCTTATTATTCGGTGTCTGCTAAATGTATATTGTTTGTCTTCCCTCAAAATGTATGGGAGCGGCTAGAGATAAGTTGACTAAAAACAAAATTTCGGTCAGTTGACTAACCACAAATTTGTTTCAGTCAACTTGCCCCTAGCTGACAGGCTCAGCGGCGATTGCTACGTGGAGCCAGCCATGGCACAAAAAACAGAAATTATTCAAGTTTTCTAACAGAAATTATAAGTGGCTTTGGTATTACCCTCtaggaagaaagaaaatgaaataaaaactaaaaaaatagtaATAAAGTTTTGTAAGAAAGGATGAATTAATGGCACTGTTGTTACACTTtaagaagaaatagaataaaatAAAAGATCTAAAACAAACAACGAAAAATATGCACATGATATACACAAAAATTATGCTTTATTAATATATgttagaaaaatcatatttcataGTGAATTTTAAAACTCCAATGAGAAATGAATTAGTGCCATTGGCATTGACTTTAAGGAAGAAATAAAagaacataaaaaataaaaataatgaagtTTTATGAGGAAGAATGAAGTAGTGACACTGGTATACCTTTAAGAAGAGAGAAAttaaaaaatgaaaacaaataaCGACAAGATTTGTGcaaaatccccaccaaaattttACTTTTTTTAATAACCAACAATAAATGTACAATAGTGAAAATCTCACAAAGAAAAGTGTCTAAGAAGGTATGAATTAGTGACCTTGGTCTTtcattaaagaagaaagaaaatgaaataaaaacaaaatcaaaataaaaaataaagttttTCTAAAAAAGAATGAATTATTGGCAGTGCTATTACCCAGTtaaaaagaaataaaatgaaaCAAAAACAAAATCACAATCAAAATAATGAATTTTtctaagaaaaaaaatgaaattttggctttgtattaccctttaagaagaaataaaatgaaataaaagtAAAAGAAAATCATAATCATGACGTTTTTTAAAGAAAGAATGAGTTAGTGCTATGTTATTGCCCTTtaagtagaaagaaaataaaaaatgataaTAAAACAAATAATGACAAAACTTACACATAATTTACACAGAAATTGTGCAATTTTATAATATGaaagaataaacatataataggGAAATTTTTCCAAAAATTAAGTTTCATAAGAAGTATGAATTAATTGCATTGGTTTTACCATTAAAGAATAAAGAATATCATAAGAAGGAAAAAAACAAGAAAATAGTGAGGATTTCGAAGGAATTAGTGGTGTTGGTATTACTctttaagaagaaataaaataaaaaattataaTAAAACAATTAATGATAACACTTACACATAATTTACACAAAAATTATGCTTTTTTTATAATATGCCAGAATAAACAAATAATAGTGA from Triticum aestivum cultivar Chinese Spring chromosome 4A, IWGSC CS RefSeq v2.1, whole genome shotgun sequence harbors:
- the LOC123083301 gene encoding probable carboxylesterase 5, coding for MPANKTSPANQKDGRNISVDMYPFIRKYKDGSIERFLRSPFVLASPDQGGNRGVATKDVVVDKATGVSVRLFLPSRAADTAGRNRLPLVIYVHGGSFCTESAFGRTYHRYATSLAASAGALVVSLEYRLAREFPIPAAYDDSWAALQWAASLSDPWLASYADPARTFLAGDSAGGNIVYHTAVRASHEINDDMMDVAGLIIVHPYFWGAKRLPSELACADDSQGAAVVFPPYGVDRLWPFVTAGQAGNDDPWIDLPTSEISSLACRRVLVTVAGKDTLRERGLDLAARMRDHDAPWPWMMQGRREVTVEESEGEDHGFHLYSPLRPTSKRLMGSIVEFINQQPNSSPGNRMVLGVPTTPFNDVFGYGMAMKSWGTRSSMATSMKIGRVGPSNKISVRLPMPAGNAHHKHPLSAPVPWGCVINKFF